One genomic segment of Equus przewalskii isolate Varuska chromosome 13, EquPr2, whole genome shotgun sequence includes these proteins:
- the MATR3 gene encoding matrin-3 isoform X9: MLGAQWRRNQPPRAAEEWSQHINGASHSRRCQLLLEMGDPFMLQQSTNPAPGILGPPPPSFHLGGPAVGPRGNLGAGNGNLQGPRHMQKGRVETSRVVHIMDFQRGKNLRYQLLQLVEPFGVISNHLILNKINEAFIEMATTEDAQAAVDYYTTTPALVFGKPVRVHLSQKYKRIKKPEGKPDQKFDQKQELGRVIHLSNLPHSGYSDSAVLKLAEPYGKIKNYILMRMKSQAFIEMETREDAMAMVDHCLKKALWFQGRCVKVDLSEKYKKLVLRIPNRGIDLLKKDKSRKRSYSPDGKESPSDKKSKTDGSQKTESTTEGKEQEEKSGEDGEKDTKDDQAEQEPNMLLESEDELLVDEEEAAALLESGSSVGDETDLANLGDVASDGKKEPSDKAVKKDANTSASAAAKKKLKKRRFPGSMEGFVTLDEVGDEEDSELQKLRKSGMAFKSGDKNDDGLVEIKVDKIEELDQENEAALENGIKNEENTEPGAESAENADDPNKDTSENADGQSDENKEDYTIPDEYRIGPYQPNVPVGIDYVIPKTGFYCKLCSLFYTNEEVAKNAHCSSLPHYQKLKKFLNKLAEERRQKKEA, translated from the exons ATGTTAGGAGCGCAGTGGCGGCGCAACCAGCCTCCTCGGGCGGCGGAG GAGTGGAGTCAACATATCAATGGAGCAAGTCACAGTCGTCGATGCCAGCTTCTTCTTGAAAT GGGTGATCCATTCATGTTGCAGCAATCTACAAACCCAGCACCAGGAATTTTGGGACCTCCACCTCCATCCTTTCATCTTGGGGGACCAGCAGTTGGACCAAGAGGCAATCTGG GTGCTGGAAATGGGAACCTGCAAGGACCAAGACACATGCAGAAAGGCAGAGTG GAAACTAGCCGTGTTGTTCACATCATGGATTTTCAGCGAGGGAAAAACTTGAGATATCAACTATTACAGCTGGTAGAACCATTTGGAGTCATATCGAATCATctgattctaaataaaattaatgag GCATTTATTGAAATGGCAACCACAGAAGATGCTCAGGCTGCAGTGGATTATTATACAACCACACCAGCATTAGTATTTGGCAAACCAGTGAGAGTTCATTTATCGCAGAAGTATAAAAGAATAAAG aaacCTGAAGGGAAACCAGACCAGAAGTTCGATCAAAAGCAAGAGCTTGGACGTGTGATACATCTCAGCAATTTACCTCATTCTGGCTATTCCGACAGTGCTGTCCTCAAGCTTGCTGAGCCTTatgggaaaataaagaattatatacTGATGAGGATGAAAAGTCAG gccTTTATTGAGATGGAGACCAGAGAAGATGCAATGGCAATGGTTGACCACTGTTTGAAAAAGGCCCTTTGGTTTCAGGGGAGATGTGTGAAAGTTGACctctctgaaaaatataaaaaactggTACTGAGG attccTAACAGAGGCATTGACTTACTGAAAAAAGATAAATCTCg AAAAAGGTCTTATTCTCCAGATGGCAAAGAATCTCCAAGTGATAAGAAATCCAAAACTGATGGCTCCCAGAAGACTGAAAGTACAACTGAAGGTAAAGAACAAGAAGAGAAGTCGGGTGAAGATGGTGAAAAAGATACAAAGGATGACCAGGCGGAACAAGAACCTAATATGCTTCTTGAATCTGAAGATGAGCTACTCGTAGATgaagaagaagcagcagcacTGTTAGAAAGTGGCAGTTCAGTGGGAGATGAGACAGATCTTGCTAATTTAGGTGATGTGGCTTCTGATGGGAAAAAGGAACCTTCAGACAAAGCTGTGAAAAAAGATGCAAATACAAGTGCTTCAGCAGCTGCaaagaaaaagcttaaaaag CGTCGTTTCCCAGGGAGTATGGAAGGTTTTGTCACTCTAGATGAGGTTGGTGATGAGGAAGATTCGGAACTTCAGAAACTTCGTAAATCGGGCATGGCATTTAAATCTGGTGACAAAAATGATGATGGTTTGGTTGAAATTAAGGTGGACAAGATCGAGGAACTTGATCAAGAAAACGAAGCAGCGTtggaaaatggaattaaaaatgaggaaaatacagAACCTGGCGCTGAATCTGCTGAGAATGCTGATGATCCCAACAAGGATACAAGTGAAAATGCAGATGGCCAAAGCGATGAAAACAAGGAGGACTATACAATCCCAGATGAGTATAGAATTGGACCATATCAGCCCAATGTTCCTGTTG GTATAGACTATGTGATACCTAAAACAGGGTTTTACTGTAAGCTGTGTTCACTCTTTTATACAAATGAAGAAGTTGCAAAGAATGCTCATTGCAGCAGCCTTCCTCATTATCAGAAATTAAAG aaatttctgAATAAATTGGCAGAAGAACGCAGGCAGAAGAAGGAAGCTTAA
- the MATR3 gene encoding matrin-3 isoform X15, giving the protein MGDPFMLQQSTNPAPGILGPPPPSFHLGGPAVGPRGNLGAGNGNLQGPRHMQKGRVETSRVVHIMDFQRGKNLRYQLLQLVEPFGVISNHLILNKINEAFIEMATTEDAQAAVDYYTTTPALVFGKPVRVHLSQKYKRIKKPEGKPDQKFDQKQELGRVIHLSNLPHSGYSDSAVLKLAEPYGKIKNYILMRMKSQAFIEMETREDAMAMVDHCLKKALWFQGRCVKVDLSEKYKKLVLRIPNRGIDLLKKDKSRKRSYSPDGKESPSDKKSKTDGSQKTESTTEGKEQEEKSGEDGEKDTKDDQAEQEPNMLLESEDELLVDEEEAAALLESGSSVGDETDLANLGDVASDGKKEPSDKAVKKDANTSASAAAKKKLKKVDKIEELDQENEAALENGIKNEENTEPGAESAENADDPNKDTSENADGQSDENKEDYTIPDEYRIGPYQPNVPVGIDYVIPKTGFYCKLCSLFYTNEEVAKNAHCSSLPHYQKLKKFLNKLAEERRQKKEA; this is encoded by the exons AT GGGTGATCCATTCATGTTGCAGCAATCTACAAACCCAGCACCAGGAATTTTGGGACCTCCACCTCCATCCTTTCATCTTGGGGGACCAGCAGTTGGACCAAGAGGCAATCTGG GTGCTGGAAATGGGAACCTGCAAGGACCAAGACACATGCAGAAAGGCAGAGTG GAAACTAGCCGTGTTGTTCACATCATGGATTTTCAGCGAGGGAAAAACTTGAGATATCAACTATTACAGCTGGTAGAACCATTTGGAGTCATATCGAATCATctgattctaaataaaattaatgag GCATTTATTGAAATGGCAACCACAGAAGATGCTCAGGCTGCAGTGGATTATTATACAACCACACCAGCATTAGTATTTGGCAAACCAGTGAGAGTTCATTTATCGCAGAAGTATAAAAGAATAAAG aaacCTGAAGGGAAACCAGACCAGAAGTTCGATCAAAAGCAAGAGCTTGGACGTGTGATACATCTCAGCAATTTACCTCATTCTGGCTATTCCGACAGTGCTGTCCTCAAGCTTGCTGAGCCTTatgggaaaataaagaattatatacTGATGAGGATGAAAAGTCAG gccTTTATTGAGATGGAGACCAGAGAAGATGCAATGGCAATGGTTGACCACTGTTTGAAAAAGGCCCTTTGGTTTCAGGGGAGATGTGTGAAAGTTGACctctctgaaaaatataaaaaactggTACTGAGG attccTAACAGAGGCATTGACTTACTGAAAAAAGATAAATCTCg AAAAAGGTCTTATTCTCCAGATGGCAAAGAATCTCCAAGTGATAAGAAATCCAAAACTGATGGCTCCCAGAAGACTGAAAGTACAACTGAAGGTAAAGAACAAGAAGAGAAGTCGGGTGAAGATGGTGAAAAAGATACAAAGGATGACCAGGCGGAACAAGAACCTAATATGCTTCTTGAATCTGAAGATGAGCTACTCGTAGATgaagaagaagcagcagcacTGTTAGAAAGTGGCAGTTCAGTGGGAGATGAGACAGATCTTGCTAATTTAGGTGATGTGGCTTCTGATGGGAAAAAGGAACCTTCAGACAAAGCTGTGAAAAAAGATGCAAATACAAGTGCTTCAGCAGCTGCaaagaaaaagcttaaaaag GTGGACAAGATCGAGGAACTTGATCAAGAAAACGAAGCAGCGTtggaaaatggaattaaaaatgaggaaaatacagAACCTGGCGCTGAATCTGCTGAGAATGCTGATGATCCCAACAAGGATACAAGTGAAAATGCAGATGGCCAAAGCGATGAAAACAAGGAGGACTATACAATCCCAGATGAGTATAGAATTGGACCATATCAGCCCAATGTTCCTGTTG GTATAGACTATGTGATACCTAAAACAGGGTTTTACTGTAAGCTGTGTTCACTCTTTTATACAAATGAAGAAGTTGCAAAGAATGCTCATTGCAGCAGCCTTCCTCATTATCAGAAATTAAAG aaatttctgAATAAATTGGCAGAAGAACGCAGGCAGAAGAAGGAAGCTTAA
- the MATR3 gene encoding matrin-3 isoform X7: MSKSFQQSSLGRDSQGHGRDLSAAGIGLLAAATQSLSMPASLGRMNQGTARLASLMNLGMSSSLNQQGAHSALSSASTSSHNLQSIFNIGSRGPLPLSSQHRGDADQASNILASFGLSARDLDELSRYPEDKITPENLPQILLQLKRRRTEEGPTLSYGRDGRSATREPPYRVPRDDWEEKRHFRRDSFDDRGPSLNPVLDYDHGSRSQESGYYDRMDYEDDRLRDGERCRDDSFFGETSHNYHKFDSEYERMGRGPGPLQERSLFEKKRGAPPSSNIEDFHGLLPKGYPHLCSICDLPVHSNKEWSQHINGASHSRRCQLLLEMGDPFMLQQSTNPAPGILGPPPPSFHLGGPAVGPRGNLGAGNGNLQGPRHMQKGRVETSRVVHIMDFQRGKNLRYQLLQLVEPFGVISNHLILNKINEAFIEMATTEDAQAAVDYYTTTPALVFGKPVRVHLSQKYKRIKKPEGKPDQKFDQKQELGRVIHLSNLPHSGYSDSAVLKLAEPYGKIKNYILMRMKSQAFIEMETREDAMAMVDHCLKKALWFQGRCVKVDLSEKYKKLVLRIPNRGIDLLKKDKSRKRSYSPDGKESPSDKKSKTDGSQKTESTTEGKEQEEKSGEDGEKDTKDDQAEQEPNMLLESEDELLVDEEEAAALLESGSSVGDETDLANLGDVASDGKKEPSDKAVKKDANTSASAAAKKKLKKVDKIEELDQENEAALENGIKNEENTEPGAESAENADDPNKDTSENADGQSDENKEDYTIPDEYRIGPYQPNVPVEISE, from the exons ATGTCCAAGTCATTCCAGCAGTCATCTCTCGGTAGGGACTCGCAGGGTCATGGGCGTGACCTGTCTGCAGCAGGAATAGGCCTTCTTGCTGCTGCTACCCAGTCTTTAAGTATGCCAGCATCTCTTGGAAGGATGAACCAGGGTACTGCACGCCTTGCTAGTTTAATGAATCTTGGAATGAGTTCTTCATTGAATCAACAAGGAGCTCATAGTGCACTGTCTTCTGCTAGTACTTCTTCCCATAATTTGCAGTCTATATTTAACATTGGAAGTAGAGGTCCACTCCCTTTGTCTTCTCAACACCGTGGAGATGCAGACCAGGCCAGTAACATTTTGGCCAGCTTTGGTCTGTCTGCTAGAGACTTAGATGAACTGAGTCGTTATCCAGAGGACAAGATTACTCCTGAGAATTTGCCCCAAATCCTTCTACAGCTTAAAAGGAGGAGAACTGAAGAAGGCCCTACATTGAGTTATGGTAGAGATGGCAGATCTGCTACACGGGAGCCACCATACAGAGTACCTAGGGAtgattgggaagaaaaaaggcacTTTAGAAGAGATAGTTTTGATGATCGTGGTCCTAGTCTCAACCCAGTGCTTGATTATGACCATGGAAGTCGTTCTCAAGAATCTGGTTATTATGACAGAATGGATTATGAAGATGACAGattaagagatggagaaaggtgtAGGGAtgattctttttttggtgagaccTCGCATAACTATCATAAATTTGACAGTGAGTATGAGAGAATGGGACGTGGTCCTGGCCCCTTACAAGAGAGATCTCTCTTTGAGAAAAAGAGGGGCGCTCCTCCAAGTAGCAATATTGAAGACTTCCATGGACTCTTACCGAAGGGTTATCCCCATCTGTGCTCTATATGTGATTTGCCAGTTCATTCTAATAAG GAGTGGAGTCAACATATCAATGGAGCAAGTCACAGTCGTCGATGCCAGCTTCTTCTTGAAAT GGGTGATCCATTCATGTTGCAGCAATCTACAAACCCAGCACCAGGAATTTTGGGACCTCCACCTCCATCCTTTCATCTTGGGGGACCAGCAGTTGGACCAAGAGGCAATCTGG GTGCTGGAAATGGGAACCTGCAAGGACCAAGACACATGCAGAAAGGCAGAGTG GAAACTAGCCGTGTTGTTCACATCATGGATTTTCAGCGAGGGAAAAACTTGAGATATCAACTATTACAGCTGGTAGAACCATTTGGAGTCATATCGAATCATctgattctaaataaaattaatgag GCATTTATTGAAATGGCAACCACAGAAGATGCTCAGGCTGCAGTGGATTATTATACAACCACACCAGCATTAGTATTTGGCAAACCAGTGAGAGTTCATTTATCGCAGAAGTATAAAAGAATAAAG aaacCTGAAGGGAAACCAGACCAGAAGTTCGATCAAAAGCAAGAGCTTGGACGTGTGATACATCTCAGCAATTTACCTCATTCTGGCTATTCCGACAGTGCTGTCCTCAAGCTTGCTGAGCCTTatgggaaaataaagaattatatacTGATGAGGATGAAAAGTCAG gccTTTATTGAGATGGAGACCAGAGAAGATGCAATGGCAATGGTTGACCACTGTTTGAAAAAGGCCCTTTGGTTTCAGGGGAGATGTGTGAAAGTTGACctctctgaaaaatataaaaaactggTACTGAGG attccTAACAGAGGCATTGACTTACTGAAAAAAGATAAATCTCg AAAAAGGTCTTATTCTCCAGATGGCAAAGAATCTCCAAGTGATAAGAAATCCAAAACTGATGGCTCCCAGAAGACTGAAAGTACAACTGAAGGTAAAGAACAAGAAGAGAAGTCGGGTGAAGATGGTGAAAAAGATACAAAGGATGACCAGGCGGAACAAGAACCTAATATGCTTCTTGAATCTGAAGATGAGCTACTCGTAGATgaagaagaagcagcagcacTGTTAGAAAGTGGCAGTTCAGTGGGAGATGAGACAGATCTTGCTAATTTAGGTGATGTGGCTTCTGATGGGAAAAAGGAACCTTCAGACAAAGCTGTGAAAAAAGATGCAAATACAAGTGCTTCAGCAGCTGCaaagaaaaagcttaaaaag GTGGACAAGATCGAGGAACTTGATCAAGAAAACGAAGCAGCGTtggaaaatggaattaaaaatgaggaaaatacagAACCTGGCGCTGAATCTGCTGAGAATGCTGATGATCCCAACAAGGATACAAGTGAAAATGCAGATGGCCAAAGCGATGAAAACAAGGAGGACTATACAATCCCAGATGAGTATAGAATTGGACCATATCAGCCCAATGTTCCTGTTG aaatttctgAATAA
- the MATR3 gene encoding matrin-3 isoform X6 → MSKSFQQSSLGRDSQGHGRDLSAAGIGLLAAATQSLSMPASLGRMNQGTARLASLMNLGMSSSLNQQGAHSALSSASTSSHNLQSIFNIGSRGPLPLSSQHRGDADQASNILASFGLSARDLDELSRYPEDKITPENLPQILLQLKRRRTEEGPTLSYGRDGRSATREPPYRVPRDDWEEKRHFRRDSFDDRGPSLNPVLDYDHGSRSQESGYYDRMDYEDDRLRDGERCRDDSFFGETSHNYHKFDSEYERMGRGPGPLQERSLFEKKRGAPPSSNIEDFHGLLPKGYPHLCSICDLPVHSNKEWSQHINGASHSRRCQLLLEIYPEWNPDNDTGHTMGDPFMLQQSTNPAPGILGPPPPSFHLGGPAVGPRGNLGAGNGNLQGPRHMQKGRVETSRVVHIMDFQRGKNLRYQLLQLVEPFGVISNHLILNKINEAFIEMATTEDAQAAVDYYTTTPALVFGKPVRVHLSQKYKRIKKPEGKPDQKFDQKQELGRVIHLSNLPHSGYSDSAVLKLAEPYGKIKNYILMRMKSQAFIEMETREDAMAMVDHCLKKALWFQGRCVKVDLSEKYKKLVLRIPNRGIDLLKKDKSRKRSYSPDGKESPSDKKSKTDGSQKTESTTEGKEQEEKSGEDGEKDTKDDQAEQEPNMLLESEDELLVDEEEAAALLESGSSVGDETDLANLGDVASDGKKEPSDKAVKKDANTSASAAAKKKLKKVDKIEELDQENEAALENGIKNEENTEPGAESAENADDPNKDTSENADGQSDENKEDYTIPDEYRIGPYQPNVPVEISE, encoded by the exons ATGTCCAAGTCATTCCAGCAGTCATCTCTCGGTAGGGACTCGCAGGGTCATGGGCGTGACCTGTCTGCAGCAGGAATAGGCCTTCTTGCTGCTGCTACCCAGTCTTTAAGTATGCCAGCATCTCTTGGAAGGATGAACCAGGGTACTGCACGCCTTGCTAGTTTAATGAATCTTGGAATGAGTTCTTCATTGAATCAACAAGGAGCTCATAGTGCACTGTCTTCTGCTAGTACTTCTTCCCATAATTTGCAGTCTATATTTAACATTGGAAGTAGAGGTCCACTCCCTTTGTCTTCTCAACACCGTGGAGATGCAGACCAGGCCAGTAACATTTTGGCCAGCTTTGGTCTGTCTGCTAGAGACTTAGATGAACTGAGTCGTTATCCAGAGGACAAGATTACTCCTGAGAATTTGCCCCAAATCCTTCTACAGCTTAAAAGGAGGAGAACTGAAGAAGGCCCTACATTGAGTTATGGTAGAGATGGCAGATCTGCTACACGGGAGCCACCATACAGAGTACCTAGGGAtgattgggaagaaaaaaggcacTTTAGAAGAGATAGTTTTGATGATCGTGGTCCTAGTCTCAACCCAGTGCTTGATTATGACCATGGAAGTCGTTCTCAAGAATCTGGTTATTATGACAGAATGGATTATGAAGATGACAGattaagagatggagaaaggtgtAGGGAtgattctttttttggtgagaccTCGCATAACTATCATAAATTTGACAGTGAGTATGAGAGAATGGGACGTGGTCCTGGCCCCTTACAAGAGAGATCTCTCTTTGAGAAAAAGAGGGGCGCTCCTCCAAGTAGCAATATTGAAGACTTCCATGGACTCTTACCGAAGGGTTATCCCCATCTGTGCTCTATATGTGATTTGCCAGTTCATTCTAATAAG GAGTGGAGTCAACATATCAATGGAGCAAGTCACAGTCGTCGATGCCAGCTTCTTCTTGAAAT CTACCCAGAATGGAATCCTGACAATGATACAGGACACACAAt GGGTGATCCATTCATGTTGCAGCAATCTACAAACCCAGCACCAGGAATTTTGGGACCTCCACCTCCATCCTTTCATCTTGGGGGACCAGCAGTTGGACCAAGAGGCAATCTGG GTGCTGGAAATGGGAACCTGCAAGGACCAAGACACATGCAGAAAGGCAGAGTG GAAACTAGCCGTGTTGTTCACATCATGGATTTTCAGCGAGGGAAAAACTTGAGATATCAACTATTACAGCTGGTAGAACCATTTGGAGTCATATCGAATCATctgattctaaataaaattaatgag GCATTTATTGAAATGGCAACCACAGAAGATGCTCAGGCTGCAGTGGATTATTATACAACCACACCAGCATTAGTATTTGGCAAACCAGTGAGAGTTCATTTATCGCAGAAGTATAAAAGAATAAAG aaacCTGAAGGGAAACCAGACCAGAAGTTCGATCAAAAGCAAGAGCTTGGACGTGTGATACATCTCAGCAATTTACCTCATTCTGGCTATTCCGACAGTGCTGTCCTCAAGCTTGCTGAGCCTTatgggaaaataaagaattatatacTGATGAGGATGAAAAGTCAG gccTTTATTGAGATGGAGACCAGAGAAGATGCAATGGCAATGGTTGACCACTGTTTGAAAAAGGCCCTTTGGTTTCAGGGGAGATGTGTGAAAGTTGACctctctgaaaaatataaaaaactggTACTGAGG attccTAACAGAGGCATTGACTTACTGAAAAAAGATAAATCTCg AAAAAGGTCTTATTCTCCAGATGGCAAAGAATCTCCAAGTGATAAGAAATCCAAAACTGATGGCTCCCAGAAGACTGAAAGTACAACTGAAGGTAAAGAACAAGAAGAGAAGTCGGGTGAAGATGGTGAAAAAGATACAAAGGATGACCAGGCGGAACAAGAACCTAATATGCTTCTTGAATCTGAAGATGAGCTACTCGTAGATgaagaagaagcagcagcacTGTTAGAAAGTGGCAGTTCAGTGGGAGATGAGACAGATCTTGCTAATTTAGGTGATGTGGCTTCTGATGGGAAAAAGGAACCTTCAGACAAAGCTGTGAAAAAAGATGCAAATACAAGTGCTTCAGCAGCTGCaaagaaaaagcttaaaaag GTGGACAAGATCGAGGAACTTGATCAAGAAAACGAAGCAGCGTtggaaaatggaattaaaaatgaggaaaatacagAACCTGGCGCTGAATCTGCTGAGAATGCTGATGATCCCAACAAGGATACAAGTGAAAATGCAGATGGCCAAAGCGATGAAAACAAGGAGGACTATACAATCCCAGATGAGTATAGAATTGGACCATATCAGCCCAATGTTCCTGTTG aaatttctgAATAA
- the MATR3 gene encoding matrin-3 isoform X4 has protein sequence MSKSFQQSSLGRDSQGHGRDLSAAGIGLLAAATQSLSMPASLGRMNQGTARLASLMNLGMSSSLNQQGAHSALSSASTSSHNLQSIFNIGSRGPLPLSSQHRGDADQASNILASFGLSARDLDELSRYPEDKITPENLPQILLQLKRRRTEEGPTLSYGRDGRSATREPPYRVPRDDWEEKRHFRRDSFDDRGPSLNPVLDYDHGSRSQESGYYDRMDYEDDRLRDGERCRDDSFFGETSHNYHKFDSEYERMGRGPGPLQERSLFEKKRGAPPSSNIEDFHGLLPKGYPHLCSICDLPVHSNKEWSQHINGASHSRRCQLLLEIYPEWNPDNDTGHTMGDPFMLQQSTNPAPGILGPPPPSFHLGGPAVGPRGNLGAGNGNLQGPRHMQKGRVETSRVVHIMDFQRGKNLRYQLLQLVEPFGVISNHLILNKINEAFIEMATTEDAQAAVDYYTTTPALVFGKPVRVHLSQKYKRIKKPEGKPDQKFDQKQELGRVIHLSNLPHSGYSDSAVLKLAEPYGKIKNYILMRMKSQAFIEMETREDAMAMVDHCLKKALWFQGRCVKVDLSEKYKKLVLRIPNRGIDLLKKDKSRKRSYSPDGKESPSDKKSKTDGSQKTESTTEGKEQEEKSGEDGEKDTKDDQAEQEPNMLLESEDELLVDEEEAAALLESGSSVGDETDLANLGDVASDGKKEPSDKAVKKDANTSASAAAKKKLKKRRFPGSMEGFVTLDEVGDEEDSELQKLRKSGMAFKSGDKNDDGLVEIKVDKIEELDQENEAALENGIKNEENTEPGAESAENADDPNKDTSENADGQSDENKEDYTIPDEYRIGPYQPNVPVEISE, from the exons ATGTCCAAGTCATTCCAGCAGTCATCTCTCGGTAGGGACTCGCAGGGTCATGGGCGTGACCTGTCTGCAGCAGGAATAGGCCTTCTTGCTGCTGCTACCCAGTCTTTAAGTATGCCAGCATCTCTTGGAAGGATGAACCAGGGTACTGCACGCCTTGCTAGTTTAATGAATCTTGGAATGAGTTCTTCATTGAATCAACAAGGAGCTCATAGTGCACTGTCTTCTGCTAGTACTTCTTCCCATAATTTGCAGTCTATATTTAACATTGGAAGTAGAGGTCCACTCCCTTTGTCTTCTCAACACCGTGGAGATGCAGACCAGGCCAGTAACATTTTGGCCAGCTTTGGTCTGTCTGCTAGAGACTTAGATGAACTGAGTCGTTATCCAGAGGACAAGATTACTCCTGAGAATTTGCCCCAAATCCTTCTACAGCTTAAAAGGAGGAGAACTGAAGAAGGCCCTACATTGAGTTATGGTAGAGATGGCAGATCTGCTACACGGGAGCCACCATACAGAGTACCTAGGGAtgattgggaagaaaaaaggcacTTTAGAAGAGATAGTTTTGATGATCGTGGTCCTAGTCTCAACCCAGTGCTTGATTATGACCATGGAAGTCGTTCTCAAGAATCTGGTTATTATGACAGAATGGATTATGAAGATGACAGattaagagatggagaaaggtgtAGGGAtgattctttttttggtgagaccTCGCATAACTATCATAAATTTGACAGTGAGTATGAGAGAATGGGACGTGGTCCTGGCCCCTTACAAGAGAGATCTCTCTTTGAGAAAAAGAGGGGCGCTCCTCCAAGTAGCAATATTGAAGACTTCCATGGACTCTTACCGAAGGGTTATCCCCATCTGTGCTCTATATGTGATTTGCCAGTTCATTCTAATAAG GAGTGGAGTCAACATATCAATGGAGCAAGTCACAGTCGTCGATGCCAGCTTCTTCTTGAAAT CTACCCAGAATGGAATCCTGACAATGATACAGGACACACAAt GGGTGATCCATTCATGTTGCAGCAATCTACAAACCCAGCACCAGGAATTTTGGGACCTCCACCTCCATCCTTTCATCTTGGGGGACCAGCAGTTGGACCAAGAGGCAATCTGG GTGCTGGAAATGGGAACCTGCAAGGACCAAGACACATGCAGAAAGGCAGAGTG GAAACTAGCCGTGTTGTTCACATCATGGATTTTCAGCGAGGGAAAAACTTGAGATATCAACTATTACAGCTGGTAGAACCATTTGGAGTCATATCGAATCATctgattctaaataaaattaatgag GCATTTATTGAAATGGCAACCACAGAAGATGCTCAGGCTGCAGTGGATTATTATACAACCACACCAGCATTAGTATTTGGCAAACCAGTGAGAGTTCATTTATCGCAGAAGTATAAAAGAATAAAG aaacCTGAAGGGAAACCAGACCAGAAGTTCGATCAAAAGCAAGAGCTTGGACGTGTGATACATCTCAGCAATTTACCTCATTCTGGCTATTCCGACAGTGCTGTCCTCAAGCTTGCTGAGCCTTatgggaaaataaagaattatatacTGATGAGGATGAAAAGTCAG gccTTTATTGAGATGGAGACCAGAGAAGATGCAATGGCAATGGTTGACCACTGTTTGAAAAAGGCCCTTTGGTTTCAGGGGAGATGTGTGAAAGTTGACctctctgaaaaatataaaaaactggTACTGAGG attccTAACAGAGGCATTGACTTACTGAAAAAAGATAAATCTCg AAAAAGGTCTTATTCTCCAGATGGCAAAGAATCTCCAAGTGATAAGAAATCCAAAACTGATGGCTCCCAGAAGACTGAAAGTACAACTGAAGGTAAAGAACAAGAAGAGAAGTCGGGTGAAGATGGTGAAAAAGATACAAAGGATGACCAGGCGGAACAAGAACCTAATATGCTTCTTGAATCTGAAGATGAGCTACTCGTAGATgaagaagaagcagcagcacTGTTAGAAAGTGGCAGTTCAGTGGGAGATGAGACAGATCTTGCTAATTTAGGTGATGTGGCTTCTGATGGGAAAAAGGAACCTTCAGACAAAGCTGTGAAAAAAGATGCAAATACAAGTGCTTCAGCAGCTGCaaagaaaaagcttaaaaag CGTCGTTTCCCAGGGAGTATGGAAGGTTTTGTCACTCTAGATGAGGTTGGTGATGAGGAAGATTCGGAACTTCAGAAACTTCGTAAATCGGGCATGGCATTTAAATCTGGTGACAAAAATGATGATGGTTTGGTTGAAATTAAGGTGGACAAGATCGAGGAACTTGATCAAGAAAACGAAGCAGCGTtggaaaatggaattaaaaatgaggaaaatacagAACCTGGCGCTGAATCTGCTGAGAATGCTGATGATCCCAACAAGGATACAAGTGAAAATGCAGATGGCCAAAGCGATGAAAACAAGGAGGACTATACAATCCCAGATGAGTATAGAATTGGACCATATCAGCCCAATGTTCCTGTTG aaatttctgAATAA